The genomic interval TGTAGCTTCTTTTATTTTCAAATATATCTACATCTTCACTTGGACTTAGTTGGGTCAATTAGTTTAGGTCAAGTGGAACTGCAATTAGTTCAAAGATCAACACAATTCCTCGAATATTGGCCAGATTCGGAAAGTGCCACCGCCAGAGGATGTCGTGAATTCTCAGCTGCAATAAATCTCGACAATATTCTATAAATTGTTCCGATAACGTCTTCAAAGGGGAATCTCAGCTTCACTCTCACATTCAACACAAAACTTTCATTTACTTGATTTGTAGTTGACTTACTTGACCCTGCATTTGATTTACTTGACTTTGCAGTTGAATTACTTGGCATTGTAGTTGACTCACTTGACACTCTAGTTGACTCACTTGACACTGTTGTTGACTCACTTGACCCTGCAGTTAAAATTACTTGACACTCTAGTTGACTCACTTGACTGTAGTTGACTACTTCACTATGCAGTTTACCTATTCACTAGAGCGAGAAGTGGGCCTATCTGACGACGGAAAGAGGAGaaaaaatcagaaaaaTCGGGTCTCTGCGATAATCGACTTTCTGAGCCCGTCGGATCCTTGGATCATGGACTAAATTTTCTCCAATTTACCCCAAACCCCAAACTTTGCCGCCACCACCAGTTGCAGCTCCAATGCACGCCTTAGCAAATCTACCACCAAATCAATATATAAATCCATCGCCTCTTCgatcttctccacaccACCAAACATGATTCGGAACGTTGCGCGAATGACTTTTTCCCGTGGATTTGGCCGCGGAATCCCCCGATGGGGCTTTGCTTCCGGCCCGGTGGCCCCCGTGACAGCCCAGATCCAGCCCATGGCCGCCCGATTTCCTTTTTCCACCGCTTCTACCGTCTTCCACCAGCACGGCGACGGATGCGGATGCCCGTCACACAAGGTGCCCACGGTCAACGAGACCGGAGCCAAGGACGCCCaggacgccaaggacgcGGAGCCCGCCGGCGAGGTGACGCCCATGTACCAGATTTCGTTCACGTGTAAGCGATGCGACACCCCCTCGAGCCACAAAATGTCGCACCAGGCGTACCACGGCGGTACGGTCCTGGTCCAGTGTCCCGGATGCAAAAACCGGCACCTGATTGCGGACCATCTGAAGATATTTTCCGACGAGCCCGTCACCATTGAGGATATCATGGCCAAGAATGGCGAGAAGGTGACCATCAAGCAGCGCGAATTCCGCTTCAACCAGGACGGAGGGGATTTGGAGTGGGTCAAGGAGTGAACGGGAGCACATGACGGTTTGTGAATGGCTGTGAGCTACACTATCTAGGATTGTGTGAATGGGATCTGATGCAGATGCGACTGGCGACTGGCGACTTGACTGATTGGTGCCATACAACACCAACTGTCTCTCAGTGCCATTTTGTCCGTGAAACTCTACACTCTCTCCCAATTGTATATAGACGATGTTAATTTATAGCCAGAAATGGCATTAGAAAGGTCGGTGGAAGGTACATCTGTAGAATGAGACAGAAATAATAGCTGTTGGTGTGAATGAGACCTGTTTGAACCACGCTTATCGCTCTGATCTGTCCACACCACCGGTCGTAGAGTTCAATTAGACGATTGTCATGAACACACTGACTCGATAAATGATAGAATCACATCTGGTGAATCACTAGATTTCTCCACAATCTCTTGTCTTTACCGTCATTGACCTTCCGTTCATGATTTACCACTACAAGACCACTGCAATCTCACCAGAAGCCCACCAACTGTGTAAACCAACAGTCTACATCTCCAAAACGAGCTCCTAGACTCAGCAGTTGATTGCAGTCCCCACCTCCAGCATTTTCGTGGTGGATCTCATCAA from Yarrowia lipolytica chromosome 1F, complete sequence carries:
- a CDS encoding uncharacterized protein (Compare to YALI0F03949g, similar to Saccharomyces cerevisiae ZIM17 (YNL310C); ancestral locus Anc_3.36, some similarities with uniprot|P42844 Saccharomyces cerevisiae YNL310c) gives rise to the protein MIRNVARMTFSRGFGRGIPRWGFASGPVAPVTAQIQPMAARFPFSTASTVFHQHGDGCGCPSHKVPTVNETGAKDAQDAKDAEPAGEVTPMYQISFTCKRCDTPSSHKMSHQAYHGGTVLVQCPGCKNRHLIADHLKIFSDEPVTIEDIMAKNGEKVTIKQREFRFNQDGGDLEWVKE